In a genomic window of [Empedobacter] haloabium:
- a CDS encoding methyl-accepting chemotaxis protein, translating into MLKNLKIGIRLALAFGAVLLLLLGVALLAVTRMATMDELTTTITANAYPKVVLVQETVRDSIDIGRQMRSMLLSNNETEVERFRKAVEDLRAESARNIAQLDKVIVLERGVQLLKVIHDKRAVLESKYDKFYALARSDRQAAAAFIVADYAPANRELIKAFDDLTQFQADRMKDAAEHASTTYHETRTLVLSITAGALLLATLVAVSITLSITRPLRQAVQVADSLAAGDLTVAVTGQSRDEAGQLLDAMRNMIGRLTQVVGEVNGSAQSLASASEEVSATAQALSQAASEQAAGVEETSASLEQMTASISQNTENARVTDGMAGKAANEAAEGGEAVKATVTAMKQIAKQIGIIDDIAYQTNLLALNAAIEAARAGEHGKGFAVVAAEVRKLAERSQVAAQEIGEVATSSVELAERAGALLDEMVPNIRKTSDLVQEITAASEEQSAGVGQINAAVGQMSQTTQQNASSSEELAATAEEMSSQAEQLQQAMAFFRLHGDGSAPRKSATPAAPARAAASKKRPGLALSKPVFAAEGAPDEASFTRF; encoded by the coding sequence GTGCTTAAGAATCTGAAAATTGGTATCAGGCTGGCACTTGCCTTCGGTGCCGTATTGCTGCTGTTGCTGGGCGTGGCCTTGCTGGCCGTGACGCGCATGGCAACCATGGACGAGTTGACGACCACGATTACCGCCAACGCCTATCCGAAAGTGGTGCTCGTGCAGGAGACCGTGCGCGATTCGATCGACATCGGCCGCCAGATGCGCAGCATGCTGCTGTCCAATAACGAAACGGAAGTGGAGCGCTTCCGCAAGGCCGTCGAGGACCTGCGCGCGGAGAGCGCGCGCAACATCGCCCAGCTGGACAAGGTGATCGTGCTGGAACGCGGCGTCCAACTGCTGAAGGTCATCCACGACAAGCGCGCGGTACTGGAATCGAAGTACGACAAGTTCTATGCGTTGGCGCGCAGCGACCGCCAGGCCGCCGCCGCGTTCATCGTGGCCGACTACGCGCCGGCCAACCGCGAGCTGATCAAGGCGTTCGACGACCTGACCCAGTTCCAGGCCGACCGCATGAAGGATGCGGCGGAACATGCCAGCACCACGTACCACGAAACGCGCACGCTGGTGCTGTCGATCACGGCTGGCGCGCTGCTGCTGGCCACGCTGGTGGCGGTGTCCATCACGCTGTCGATCACGCGGCCGCTGCGCCAGGCCGTGCAGGTGGCCGACAGCCTGGCCGCCGGCGACCTGACGGTCGCCGTCACCGGCCAGTCGCGCGACGAGGCTGGCCAGCTGCTGGACGCGATGCGCAACATGATCGGCCGCCTGACGCAGGTGGTCGGTGAAGTCAACGGCAGCGCGCAGTCGCTGGCCTCGGCTTCCGAAGAGGTCAGCGCCACCGCGCAGGCGCTGTCGCAAGCCGCGTCCGAGCAGGCCGCCGGTGTCGAAGAGACCAGCGCCTCGCTGGAGCAGATGACGGCCTCGATCTCGCAGAACACCGAGAACGCCCGCGTCACCGACGGCATGGCCGGCAAGGCCGCCAACGAGGCGGCCGAGGGCGGCGAGGCCGTCAAGGCCACCGTGACGGCGATGAAGCAGATCGCCAAGCAGATCGGCATCATCGACGACATCGCCTACCAGACCAACCTGTTGGCGCTGAACGCGGCTATCGAAGCGGCACGGGCCGGCGAGCATGGCAAGGGCTTTGCCGTGGTGGCGGCGGAAGTGCGCAAGCTGGCCGAGCGCAGCCAGGTGGCGGCACAGGAAATCGGCGAAGTGGCCACGTCCAGCGTGGAACTGGCCGAACGGGCCGGCGCGCTGCTGGACGAGATGGTGCCGAACATCCGCAAGACCTCCGACCTGGTGCAGGAAATCACGGCCGCGTCGGAAGAGCAGTCGGCCGGCGTCGGCCAGATCAACGCGGCCGTCGGCCAGATGAGCCAGACCACGCAGCAGAACGCTTCCAGCTCGGAAGAGCTGGCGGCGACGGCGGAAGAGATGAGCAGCCAGGCCGAGCAACTGCAGCAGGCCATGGCGTTCTTCCGCCTGCACGGCGACGGCAGCGCACCGCGCAAGAGCGCCACGCCGGCCGCTCCGGCCCGTGCCGCGGCGTCGAAGAAGCGTCCTGGCCTGGCATTGAGCAAGCCCGTATTCGCCGCCGAAGGGGCGCCCGACGAAGCCAGCTTCACGCGCTTCTGA
- a CDS encoding chemotaxis protein CheA, which produces MNLDQLIQTFIAESRDLLEAMEHGLLHVADEGDEAVNAVFRAAHTIKGSAGMFGLDAVVDFTHVAESVLDKVRAGTVPVTDDLVALLLACCDHIGALVDAVEAGALEGNEELQQQGAPLSARLQAYLGDGASAARKERQDSASALPAAAEQWHISLRFGRDVLRNGMDPLSFVRYLGQMGEITDIVLLDEGLPAVEEFDAESCYLGFEIGLLTTADKAAIDEVFDFVRDDCQIRILPPRTKVSEYVQLIDDLPEQRSLLGEMLVRSGSITAHELEQALAVQSAGGAQAAPLGKILVEQGAVRAPVLEAALSKQKQANEPRQENRSVRVDADKLDRLINLVGELIIAGAGANLIARRTQIPELLECTSTLSGLVEEVRDSALQLRMVKIGATFNRFQRVVHDLSREIGKDIRLELSGEDAELDKTVVEKIGDPLTHLVRNAMDHGIEPADVRAARGKPAQGCVALNAYHDSGSIVIEVSDDGGGLKKDRILAKAIERGLVEPGRVLSDKEIFGLIFEPGFSTAEQVTNLSGRGVGMDVVKRNIVALRGSVEIASTEGVGTTVTVRLPLTLAIINGFQVGLGKSVFVIPMDMVEECVEFRDDPTRDYIDLRGQALPFVRLRERFAVDGAPARRQSIVVVRYGGRKAGLVVDSLLGEFQTVIKPLGKVFSGVRFLSGSSILGNGDVALILDMAALMSGVEHETGVAV; this is translated from the coding sequence ATGAACCTCGACCAATTGATCCAGACCTTCATCGCCGAGAGCCGCGACCTGCTGGAGGCGATGGAACATGGCCTGCTGCACGTTGCGGACGAAGGCGACGAAGCGGTCAACGCCGTGTTCCGCGCGGCGCACACGATCAAGGGCTCGGCCGGCATGTTCGGCCTGGACGCCGTGGTCGATTTCACCCACGTGGCCGAGAGCGTGCTCGATAAGGTGCGCGCCGGCACGGTGCCGGTGACGGATGACCTGGTCGCGCTGCTGCTGGCCTGCTGCGACCATATCGGCGCGCTGGTGGACGCGGTCGAGGCGGGCGCCCTGGAAGGCAACGAGGAATTGCAGCAGCAGGGGGCGCCGCTGTCGGCCCGGTTGCAGGCCTACCTGGGCGACGGCGCCAGCGCCGCGCGCAAGGAGCGCCAGGACAGCGCCAGCGCGCTGCCCGCCGCGGCGGAGCAGTGGCACATCTCGCTGCGCTTCGGCCGCGACGTGCTGCGCAACGGCATGGACCCGCTGTCGTTCGTGCGCTACCTGGGCCAGATGGGCGAGATCACGGACATCGTGCTGCTGGACGAGGGCTTGCCGGCCGTGGAGGAATTCGATGCCGAGTCCTGCTACCTGGGCTTCGAGATCGGCCTGTTGACGACCGCCGACAAGGCGGCCATCGACGAGGTGTTCGACTTCGTGCGCGACGACTGCCAGATCCGCATCCTGCCGCCGCGCACCAAGGTGTCGGAATACGTGCAGCTGATCGACGACCTGCCCGAGCAGCGCAGCCTCTTGGGCGAGATGCTGGTGCGCAGCGGCAGCATCACCGCGCACGAACTGGAACAGGCACTGGCGGTGCAGAGCGCCGGCGGCGCGCAGGCGGCGCCGCTGGGCAAGATCCTGGTGGAGCAGGGCGCCGTGCGCGCCCCGGTGCTGGAGGCGGCGCTGTCGAAGCAGAAGCAGGCCAATGAACCGCGCCAGGAAAACCGCTCGGTGCGCGTGGACGCGGACAAGCTTGATCGCCTGATCAACCTGGTGGGTGAGCTGATCATCGCCGGCGCCGGCGCCAACCTGATCGCACGGCGTACCCAGATTCCGGAACTCCTGGAATGCACCTCCACGCTGTCCGGCCTGGTCGAGGAAGTACGCGACAGCGCCCTGCAGTTGCGCATGGTGAAGATCGGCGCCACCTTCAACCGCTTCCAGCGCGTCGTGCACGACCTGTCGCGCGAGATCGGCAAGGACATTCGGCTGGAACTGTCCGGCGAGGACGCGGAGCTGGACAAGACGGTGGTCGAGAAGATCGGCGACCCGCTGACGCACCTGGTGCGCAACGCGATGGACCACGGCATCGAGCCGGCCGACGTGCGTGCCGCGCGCGGCAAGCCGGCCCAGGGCTGCGTGGCGCTGAACGCCTATCACGACTCGGGCAGCATCGTCATCGAAGTGAGCGACGATGGCGGCGGCCTGAAAAAGGACCGCATCCTGGCCAAGGCCATCGAGCGCGGCCTGGTGGAGCCGGGCCGGGTGCTGTCGGACAAGGAAATCTTCGGCCTGATCTTCGAGCCGGGCTTCTCCACGGCGGAACAGGTGACCAACCTGTCCGGCCGCGGCGTCGGCATGGATGTCGTCAAGCGCAACATCGTGGCGCTGCGCGGCAGCGTGGAAATCGCCAGCACGGAAGGCGTCGGCACCACGGTGACGGTGCGCCTGCCGCTGACCCTGGCGATCATCAATGGCTTCCAGGTGGGCCTCGGCAAGTCCGTGTTCGTCATCCCGATGGACATGGTCGAGGAGTGCGTCGAGTTCCGCGACGATCCGACGCGCGACTACATCGACCTGCGCGGCCAGGCGCTGCCGTTCGTGCGGCTGCGCGAGAGATTCGCCGTGGACGGCGCACCGGCGCGGCGTCAGAGCATCGTCGTGGTGCGCTACGGCGGGCGCAAGGCAGGGCTGGTGGTGGACAGCCTGCTGGGCGAATTCCAGACGGTGATCAAGCCGCTGGGCAAAGTATTTAGCGGCGTGCGCTTCCTGAGCGGCTCGTCGATCCTCGGTAACGGCGACGTGGCGCTGATTCTCGACATGGCGGCGCTGATGAGCGGCGTCGAGCACGAGACCGGCGTGGCGGTGTAG
- a CDS encoding STAS domain-containing protein, with product MTTGDIGAPSQGTAAALRIEGEMTIYRAAELKDVLSDALRQAASEARALALDLSLVTEFDSAGVQLLLLARREAERQGQALRLVAYSPAVREVLDLTGLASRIGRTQEGVNA from the coding sequence ATGACGACAGGCGATATTGGCGCGCCAAGCCAAGGGACCGCTGCTGCCCTGCGCATCGAAGGCGAGATGACGATTTACCGCGCCGCGGAGCTGAAGGACGTGCTGTCCGATGCGCTGCGGCAGGCCGCAAGCGAGGCGCGCGCGCTGGCGCTCGACCTGTCGCTGGTGACGGAGTTCGACAGCGCGGGCGTGCAGCTGCTGTTGCTGGCGCGGCGCGAGGCCGAGCGCCAAGGGCAGGCCCTGCGCCTCGTGGCCTACAGCCCGGCCGTGCGCGAAGTGCTGGACCTGACGGGACTGGCGTCGCGCATCGGCCGTACGCAGGAAGGAGTCAACGCATGA
- a CDS encoding response regulator has translation MAKTIMVVDDSLSIRQVVGIALKQAGYDVIEGVDGADALKKLTGQKVNLIISDVNMPNMDGITFVKELKTRPAYKFTPVLMLTTESQEEKKAQGQAAGARAWMVKPFKPETLLAAVQKLVMP, from the coding sequence ATGGCAAAAACCATCATGGTCGTGGACGACTCGCTGTCGATCCGCCAGGTCGTCGGCATCGCATTGAAGCAGGCCGGCTATGACGTCATCGAAGGCGTCGACGGCGCCGACGCGCTGAAGAAGCTGACCGGGCAGAAGGTCAACCTGATCATCAGCGACGTCAACATGCCGAACATGGACGGCATCACGTTCGTCAAGGAGCTCAAGACGCGCCCGGCCTACAAGTTCACGCCGGTGCTGATGCTGACCACCGAGTCGCAGGAAGAGAAGAAGGCCCAGGGCCAGGCCGCCGGCGCGCGCGCCTGGATGGTCAAGCCGTTCAAGCCAGAGACCCTGCTGGCGGCCGTGCAGAAACTGGTGATGCCGTAA
- a CDS encoding methyl-accepting chemotaxis protein produces MQSRKLSMFYPAVIAVAAALAIVPLAGWQWHGWLIAVLLLAAGIGASLHGGVAQAQGGDALDAYLASRQRFGDEVSSVWASHIGASREQMETAIVALVERFSGIVTKLEQALSASGEARNHGNGGGIVEVFADSERELRSLLDMLSGAAASKSAMLEKIQGLQEITAQLQKMAGDVASIAWQTNLLALNAAIEAARAGEAGRGFAVVANEVRMLSNRSADAGRHIAQQVGQISSAIAATCQAAGESMREEERAVQASGQTINKVLADLRGVTDALVHSSELLARESAGIQGEVSEALVQLQFQDRVSQILAHVQQNVARLPDHLAEHRARVAGDTVPALDARALLAELESTYAMAEERAMHQVKAQPAPQQAEELTFF; encoded by the coding sequence ATGCAATCACGCAAATTGTCGATGTTTTATCCCGCCGTCATCGCCGTCGCGGCGGCGCTGGCGATCGTGCCGCTGGCCGGCTGGCAGTGGCATGGCTGGCTGATCGCCGTGCTGCTCCTGGCCGCCGGCATTGGCGCCAGCCTGCATGGCGGCGTCGCCCAGGCTCAAGGTGGGGATGCCCTGGACGCCTACCTGGCCAGCCGCCAGCGCTTCGGCGACGAAGTGTCCAGCGTCTGGGCCTCGCACATCGGCGCTTCGCGCGAGCAGATGGAAACGGCCATCGTGGCCCTGGTCGAACGTTTTTCCGGCATCGTCACGAAGCTCGAGCAAGCCCTGTCGGCTTCCGGCGAGGCGCGCAACCACGGTAACGGCGGCGGCATCGTCGAAGTCTTTGCCGACAGCGAACGGGAGCTGCGCTCGCTGCTCGACATGCTGTCGGGCGCCGCGGCCAGCAAGTCCGCCATGCTGGAGAAGATCCAGGGCCTGCAGGAGATCACTGCGCAATTGCAAAAGATGGCCGGCGACGTGGCCAGCATCGCCTGGCAGACCAACCTGCTGGCGCTGAACGCGGCCATCGAGGCGGCCCGCGCCGGCGAGGCGGGGCGCGGCTTTGCCGTCGTCGCCAACGAGGTGCGCATGCTGTCGAACCGCTCCGCGGATGCGGGCAGGCACATCGCCCAGCAGGTGGGCCAGATCAGCAGCGCGATCGCCGCTACCTGCCAGGCCGCGGGCGAGTCGATGCGCGAGGAAGAGCGCGCGGTGCAGGCCTCGGGCCAGACGATCAACAAGGTACTGGCGGACCTGCGCGGCGTGACCGATGCGCTGGTGCACTCGTCCGAGCTGCTGGCGCGGGAAAGCGCCGGCATCCAGGGCGAAGTGTCCGAGGCCCTGGTGCAGCTGCAGTTCCAGGACCGCGTCAGCCAGATCCTGGCCCACGTGCAGCAGAACGTCGCGCGGCTGCCGGACCACCTGGCCGAGCATCGCGCCCGGGTGGCGGGCGACACGGTCCCGGCGCTCGATGCGCGCGCGCTGCTGGCCGAACTGGAAAGCACCTACGCCATGGCCGAAGAACGCGCCATGCACCAGGTCAAGGCGCAGCCTGCTCCCCAGCAGGCCGAAGAACTCACATTTTTCTAG